One Desulfobacterales bacterium genomic region harbors:
- a CDS encoding SoxR reducing system RseC family protein codes for MSAERGIVERVEPGWAWVKTKRSSACSSCGSRHHCLTQGSDQMVVKAQNTARAKKGDEVELYLSSKTKLKGTAIVYLIPVLGIFVGAFSADPLSAAIGLNPSVGMALFTLAGLISSIFLLRYLASRMDAQQDLIPSVRRVVFRARPTPIKRI; via the coding sequence ATGTCTGCCGAGCGCGGCATCGTTGAACGTGTGGAACCGGGCTGGGCCTGGGTCAAAACCAAACGCTCCAGCGCCTGTTCCAGTTGCGGCAGCCGCCATCATTGCCTGACTCAGGGCAGTGACCAAATGGTGGTTAAAGCTCAAAATACCGCCCGGGCCAAAAAAGGCGATGAGGTTGAGTTGTATCTGAGCTCAAAGACAAAGCTTAAAGGCACCGCAATCGTTTATCTCATTCCCGTTTTGGGAATTTTTGTCGGCGCCTTTTCAGCCGATCCGCTTTCAGCAGCCATTGGCTTGAATCCATCTGTGGGAATGGCCTTGTTTACATTGGCCGGACTGATTTCGTCAATTTTTCTATTGCGCTACCTGGCCAGCCGCATGGATGCCCAGCAGGACCTGATCCCCTCGGTCAGGCGGGTGGTCTTCAGGGCACGGCCAACGCCCATCAAAAGGATTTAA